One genomic window of Geoanaerobacter pelophilus includes the following:
- the hgcB gene encoding mercury methylation ferredoxin HgcB, producing MKGFRYLSSVVTLELDQAACIGCGRCQEVCPHQVFAVTAKKAVMQDRDACMECGACALNCPVKAIKVDAGVGCASGMIHEWLREHKLEKLAGDCCS from the coding sequence ATGAAAGGTTTTCGTTATTTATCGAGCGTGGTGACTCTAGAGTTGGACCAGGCGGCCTGTATCGGCTGTGGTCGCTGTCAGGAGGTCTGTCCGCACCAGGTATTCGCCGTAACCGCGAAGAAGGCCGTTATGCAAGATCGGGATGCCTGCATGGAGTGCGGCGCCTGCGCCCTGAACTGCCCGGTCAAGGCCATCAAGGTTGATGCCGGGGTCGGCTGCGCCTCGGGAATGATCCATGAATGGCTGAGGGAGCACAAACTGGAGAAATTGGCCGGAGACTGCTGCTCCTGA